TTCTCATCACCGGTCTCTTCAAAGAAGAACTGAATGATCCCTTCGCTGGCGAAGCCATCCACGACCGACGGCAGTTTCACCTGATTGGTTTCCACCTGAACTGACAGGCCGTGCAATTTGTTATGCGAAATTGCGCCGTAGAACTCAATGGCGTTTTCCAGCTTCTGTACCGACACATTCAGGCGTTCAAAGAACAGGCCCCATGTCTGACCGGAAACGCGCAGTGCCTTAAAGCGCCCTGTCTCCTGACGAGTACTGGAGAGACGCAGCTCGATGCACTCTGAAACCAGTTGCTGCACGCGGGTACGAATCAAACCACGCAGATGCTGGCTGTAGCAGAACACTTCCACGCTGTCCGGCGGCGCGGCGTCCTGGTGCATTTTGCCCAGAATCGTTTTCAGTGCTTCGATCATCGCCTGTTCGCCGTTGAAATGCAGCGTACGCACTTCATTCCACGAGTTGCGGTACAGCAGATCTACGCTGCCCACCAGGCAATTTTGCTCTTCGCCAAAGCTGAAAACATCCAGCTTACGGAAGTCAAAATGGACCACCTGATTGCGGAATGCCGCCGTCGGGTCATATTCGAGGTTAACGATGATCGCCAGATGGCGAATTTCACACGGGCTGTAGAGCGCTTTCGGCGTCGGCGCAGGCAAACGTAGCGGGAAATGGTGCGACACATCGGCCACCATCTCCTGCAATTTCGGCAGATCGACAATGCCGTTGCCCTTAATAAACAGATGCGTGCGCGACGTCAGCAGACCGTTAAACCACGCCCAGGCCACCAGCTTATTCAGATAGCGGTTATATTCCAGCGGCTGATGGCTGATGATGGAATCCATGTTTGGCGCACGGTTGTAGAGATACCAACCTGAACGGTTGGCGCGACCTGGCGGAACGTGGATAAAGGTTAAGTTCGGTTCAGAGAGGTCCGGCGAAATCTGTGGGTTCACCAGCGTAACTTTACCGGGTAACGCTTCAAACGCGGCGTACAGCTTACGGGTCAGAACGCCAATATCCTGCGGGCTGGCGCTGACGCTGAGATTATTACGACGCGCAAAGCGGATCAGATTACGGTAGCTCTGCATCATAGCATCGAGCAGTTCGTTGTGCGCTTCACGTACCTGATCAATCTTCCAGTTCGCCCGGTTGTCGAGCATGGCCAGACGATTTTCGTCCCATCCCCACTCGCTTACTAACTGACTGAGCACTTCACGACGCCAGCCGACGCAGGCGCGTTCGCGGCTCAGTTTTTCGCAAACTTTTAAGTAGAAACATCGGCGCACTAAATCCAGGCGCGTCGGATCTTCAATCGCCGTGAGGTATTCCGTCACGCGTTCCAGCATCATGCAGTACGGGTCAAGACCAAACGAGACGATCTCGCCGTCATGCAGGCGCTGTTTAATGTCTTTCGCCAACAGGCGTGGATTGGGGTATTCCCAGGAGTAGGCTTCCAGCAACAGCGTTTTCAGCACCGCCTTGTACGGTGAATCGATACTTTTATACAGTTGCCAGAGGCTGGCGCCAAAGT
The sequence above is drawn from the Citrobacter amalonaticus genome and encodes:
- the cyaA gene encoding class I adenylate cyclase, whose amino-acid sequence is MYLYIETLKQRLDAINQLRVDRALAAMGPAFQQVYSLLPTLLHYHHPLMPGYLDGNVPRGICFYTPDETQRHYLNELELYRGLAPQDPPKGELPITGVYSMGSTSSVGQSCSSDLDIWVCHQSWLDSEERQLLQRKCSLLESWAASLGVEVSFFLIDENRFRHNESGSLGGEDCGSTQHILLLDEFYRTAVRLAGKRILWNMVPGDEEEHYDDYVMTLYAQGVLTPNEWLDLGGLSSLSAEEYFGASLWQLYKSIDSPYKAVLKTLLLEAYSWEYPNPRLLAKDIKQRLHDGEIVSFGLDPYCMMLERVTEYLTAIEDPTRLDLVRRCFYLKVCEKLSRERACVGWRREVLSQLVSEWGWDENRLAMLDNRANWKIDQVREAHNELLDAMMQSYRNLIRFARRNNLSVSASPQDIGVLTRKLYAAFEALPGKVTLVNPQISPDLSEPNLTFIHVPPGRANRSGWYLYNRAPNMDSIISHQPLEYNRYLNKLVAWAWFNGLLTSRTHLFIKGNGIVDLPKLQEMVADVSHHFPLRLPAPTPKALYSPCEIRHLAIIVNLEYDPTAAFRNQVVHFDFRKLDVFSFGEEQNCLVGSVDLLYRNSWNEVRTLHFNGEQAMIEALKTILGKMHQDAAPPDSVEVFCYSQHLRGLIRTRVQQLVSECIELRLSSTRQETGRFKALRVSGQTWGLFFERLNVSVQKLENAIEFYGAISHNKLHGLSVQVETNQVKLPSVVDGFASEGIIQFFFEETGDEKGFNIYILDESNRAEVYHHCEGSKEELVRDVSRFYSSSHDRFTYGSSFINFNLPQFYQIVNTDGRAQVIPFRAQSLGNVPPANQDNDTPQLQQYFS